TGCGAGACATGGAGAtaagaaggtaaaagaagacatgatgatgatgaatgaaaGACGTAGACTttttcaaggtgaagaaaataTCCTTCAACTTTGACCCCAGAAAGATTTCACAGCTTATCACCCTGATCTAAACACAAGTTCCCTTTTGCCAAAACTGAACAAGAAGTAAACAAAGAGTTTGTGACTTACCTTCGGCCATTTTTCCTAATTGATGTATCTGTTTCTTACCTCTTTCAATGGAGGTTGGTATGTATACAGTTATCAATGCAATTCAGATGTATATACAGAGGATATCAGAAGAATTGCAGTAGATAATTAGATAAATGGGTATTTACGACAGACACAGATGTCAGCATGATCCTGTCCTTACAGATGGTTGGTTTATCTGGTTAAGTTTGTTATTTCACGTTTTTGCAAGTTTTCGAGGTGAGTACTTTTCCTCTTACATCACACTCGCACACTCGCACAACCGATTGATCCCTTATCCCCTGACTACTTGGCTTTTACCCTTGATGTAAACATCTCACCCCCTAAGTTATAAGTATGTAAAATCAAGGTAAAAGCTTGGCCCCCTGTAACTTAATTCTCCGTGATTTCGCTGCTTTACCCTACAGACATCCCCCGTTGCATTTACGTAAATGTAACTAAACCCGAAAACGATCTAAGAGAGGTTCGGCTTAATATTATCCTAATCTTTAAAAATGGACATGCGTTCATGCTGTGCCAGAGgtattattgataataacGATACTCTGATATATGCATGAATGATCAAGTGACTACTTATCAAATATTAATTATTATAGCTATGCGATACGGAATTGTCCTTCTAAACATTATATGCTAGATATATGGTAAACGTAATGTCGAAACCAGATAACACAGCCTCAAGAAACATTGTCCATTTTTGGAATTAGATTATAAAGGTTACTATCGCTATAGATACAGTATAAACAGGAAACTCTTCAACGAGAAGGTATTATAAGGGATTGCCCGTTCATGCGATAAAAGGGTATTCAAGTGATCTTGGGGTATCGATGCAAGGTTATAGTTTATTGAGAGGCTTTGATTCTGTGAGTGGTGAATTATTGGTTAGCACCATAATCTACGTAGATAAGGTTGTGCATCATCAtggagcagaagaagaaccgAACTTACATATCGGCAGCGTTTTCAGCAAGACCGTAGAGGGTGGCACTTAAATGAGCTGAGAATTGAATTGGTAATACTGAAGCATCTACAATTCTAAGGTTTTCTGTATTGTATACTTTGAGGTCACTTCCAACTACACCACCTAGATTTTCAGACATCATGGCGCATGTCGCGATAGGGTGATGAACAGAAGAAACTATTTCAAAGCATCCATCAGATTTGTTCGGCAGGATTCTTTCAGCATCACAAGTACAACAACTTACATCCATCCAAAATCCAGTTtttccaatcatcatcattaccaccttgaccATCTTCTGGAACAGTATCGTATCCAGGAGCATTTTCTTCGGTGACTATTGATCTTAATGGTGCAGTTTGGAAGATTTTTCTTGCCATTCTCAAACCAGCAGTTTGGATTTGTAAATCAACATCTGCAGAGAAATATCTAGGATCGACTTCTGGGTATGTGAATGGATCCGTCGAGGTGATCTTGACTGTTCCTCTTGAGAAAGGTAATAATTGCCATAAATCTATACCCAATCCACCGTTAGGGAATCCACTATCGAAGAATGCCTAAATTTGGAGAAAAAGGGTTAGTCGATCATTCCCTTATAGAAGAGCGAATTTAGCTGAACTTACTTCGACTAATCCGGAGTTTTGCTTAGTCATGAGATCTTGTTGAATGGCGAAGATAGAATTTGCAGCTTCAACTGACACTACAGCCCCAGCGTCATAAGCATCTTGAGCATACCTACCGATGTTTGAGGAGATAGTAGCAGCGATATCATTGTTGCTTGAAGAAGTTAAGCCTAAAAGATCGGGATAGGCAATAACGTCACTTGGTCCTTGACCTTGGAAATCAAAGCCGTCGATGGGAGTCCAGCCAACAGAATTCATCGTCTACAGCAGGCATAACGAACATCAGTTACTGATCAGATAACGAGGTCGCAGAATGTAACAATCTACTTACTTGTTCTTGCAAGTTCTTTCCTACACCGGTTACATTTGCTACCACATTGATACCAAGACTGTTTAGTAAAGCGGGATCACCGACACCTGATAATTGTAGTAAAGCTGGAGTTTGAATTGCGCCTGCTGAGACAATGACTTCTTTTCCAGCATTTACTGTGTATCTAGTgttatcacctgaagaaccGAACTCTATACCAGTGGCTTTGTTACCATTAAACTGGATTTTAGTAGCTAAATGTTGTGATAATATAGCTAAATTTGATCTTTCCGATACCGGTGTGTAGTAGGCtgtagctgaagatgatctatGATCTGAATCTTGCCAACTCATCGTCTACCATGACAAATGATACAGTCTTAGCTTATTACTTTTTGAGAATGTTAAAAATTCCACAAGCATGACTTACATTTGGGTGGAAAGCAACAACATTTGCATTACCATCATCGGCGTCTGGACTTGATGCAACAGAGAAATTGGTTGATACGACAGTTTTGAagtattgttgttgaggaCCATGGTATATACCGTCACTATAGTATGGATTTCAGTAGAGATTCAGCTTAGTGAGGTGGATCCAGAAGTAAGATCATTTACGGTAGGAGTATAAACTAGTCCCTTATGATATTGTAAGAGTAAAAATTGAGACTCACGGATAAGTGACTTGTAGCGGACCAGAAGTATTATGATAAGCAGGATTTGAACTTGCACCAgcttgtttttgttgattattgGGTGCTGAAAAACCTTCACTCTTGAGCATACCAAAATACATTCCATCCCAATTCcatttaccattaccatcgTCACCATTTaagaaagttgataatgaattaTATTGTGCTTTTGATCCTCTTGTTTGTGCCAAACCGTTAATCGATGTAGATCCACCTAACGTCTTACCACCTTTTATGTATCTACCTTGACTTGATGGCCAATTCCAATCTAATTCTGTACCAAAAGCAACTGAATATTTATATGGATCATATACTCGAGGATCATCTCTATTGTCTGATCCAGCTTCAATCACTCTATACCCAAAGGCTGATCAGCTATATCTCGAATAGGTGGATAAACGAGGAGATCACTTACAATACACTTGTATCAGGATTTTCACTTAATCTATTGGCAACGACTAGACCACCTAGACCACCACCTACTACTACGTAATCAAAAGTCTGACCATTTATCTGCGATGGATCAGTTAATAAACCAGATATAGCTGAAGTGAATGGTAAGAGGGGCAATAAAGAACCCAAGCTCAATATGAGTGAAGTTGTGCGTAACATTTTTTTCtgatcaaagatgaaaactACAAAATCTGATCCAAAGTCCGTCAATAACAAGAGAGGTATAAAGTTATGAGATTATATATGATTAAGTTAAAAAGGTACGAAATGGAAAAATCAGAGTGCtgaagtaaaagaagaaaaaggtgaagatgatggataGATAAATAGCTAGTTCATCCATATCTTATATAATCTCAACCCATCACCAGTCGCCTTCGTCATCCCTTTTTTGCTCTACACCAATACAACCTCCTTTGTAAGGACATATGATACATCGTCATCCCTCTTCAGTCGATGAAACCTGTTCCTTTCGTTATATGCAGTAGAAGCAAATAATCCCGTCAACAATATCTTCGGTAATGTTTGAGGATACGAAAATAAGCATTTAAGCTATGCTACTAGATACTCTGCTTTTTTACCCAAAATTGGTTAGAAGATACCATAAGTAAAACATGTGAACGAGATCAATCGTTAAAGTATCGAAGATACTCAAAGAAGTATTTGTCTGTTCCTGGCCCTGATCGGGATAAGATGAAAAGTGTGTTTTATACACTGGCTGATTAGAATTGATGGAAGGATGTATACATAGCTTCTCCATATGGTGATGGATAAAGTGTACATGAGATCTAAACTTTACGGTGAATCAAATGTTTATTGGAATCAAAGCGGTGCTTGCGGGTTCgagaattaaaagaattagatcaGGCGAGAAAGCTATGTTGAGGTCTTGAGGAGATGCAGTGCAAATAGTATTCTTACATCATCTGATTCAAGGTCTATATCGCTGTTCATGTTTTTTTTCTATATGCGGAACGAAGAATTTTTTTTTCTGATTGAGGGTGAACATGAAAAGTGGAGGCGGGATTGGGAATAGACTATTCAATGACGTTGTTGTAGGATAATCACGAGGTGTTTTGATATCGTAATTTTCGAAAAAAGTCCCGATATTATTGGGATTCATCTAGAGAAAGCATAAAATCCGAAATGCTCTCTTTAACAAGGTGAATGTACTTCTTGCACCGCATTTGCAGTCGATGAACAGGTTGCCGACCTCTAAATCTGATCTATATCGACCAAGAACTGTTAGATGTTACTGGTTGATATGCAGCGGAAAGGCGAAACTAATGACCTGACCTTAGGCTATAGTGTAAGCCTTacaaatcatatatatattttgcGAAATTTTGCTTCCAACGGATAACGGCTCGTAAGGCAGTTGCCTGTTTCGTTGGTGCAGTGGTAGCATGCCCTCTTAGGGTTTTCATTATTCGAAAGCTTTGGGGGTGGTCCTCGGTTCAATCCCGGGACGAGACCCGTTAACTTTTTTCTGACTTGTTCTTCATATCTTAATAGATCTTTCCACTCACTAAGCTAGGCTTATAGGCGAAATAAATAGTTTCTAATTTTAGTAGGGTTTTTTACCCACAGACCCAAATGGTCCTTTCATTGCCAGCCTGTGTGTTACGAAATATAATGCATGATTAATACAGAGTTCGCTTGTTATTACCCAGATTTCACAACAACATGTCGTATCAAAGTGTGCTTCTTCGCATTATGACGATGTCAATGTTATCACTGCGGTGACACAATCTCGTTGTAATGACTACAAAATGGCTCATTGCGATAAAATTACATGGCTTCTCGCACAAGAATTAAAGACACAGGTATCATAGTATCATAACGTTACCACAACACGATCTGAATTTCCTCGGAAGGTCCGATCATGTCCTGTCTTCATGTTCGATAATGAGATACAACATAGCGAGTCTCGCTAGATCATCTTAGGTCTGCATAGCATTCGCTGGATTCAAGATGATACATCTTTCCATCCTTTGCTACTATCACTTCTTTCGCTACATAATCAGCCGATATCATATAGTGTACTTGCTTTCTGAAGGAAACGGGTCACGGCTGTCAAGGAGACCGTCCACAGCGTGCTGCAGGGACAACACAAACAAGGAACAAAAAGCGGGAAGATGGATATAGATACTGACAGGTCTAAGACTAAAGGCTTACAACACAGAAGTTGTGGAGGTTTTCCCGCTTCAGAAAGAGAACTAAGCTTGTAGCATTTAGAACGAACATTATTTTTGCCTCAAAATCCTTGTCTTTTGTGAATTTCACCAGGGCAAaggaaacaaaaagaaattccCACTGACAGGTTTGAACTGCCGACCTTCGTGATAATTGAACAAGGTACCCACATAAGCACGAAACTCTAAACCACTGAGTTAAGCGGGAATTGATTGCCTACGCTTTTTATTTGTGAAAATTTGCGACCAATTATATACTGTGTGCTACGGTCCCAACAGCTTTAGCAATGTCGGATCAAGCGGCGCTGATGAggaaaagtcaaaaaagtTCACTTGATTGGCGTCCGCTTGGAATTTCCTACGTTCAATTTGAGGTATATCGGATATTCTGACATCTCGCGAAATCGCTCTTCACAGAATGGCCTTACCTGCAAATCCCTGTAGATGCTGTAGGGGGCTATTTCACAAGCTGGGCTCAGCTAGTAGTAGAAGGCAATTCACCTCAACTTCTAATACTCTTTCGGAAAGATCGGAACGTGGTGGAGAAGGTTTCAAGCTTCCTTCGAGGGATTGGTCTGTAAAGCCTCCTGCCCAATCAAGTAATAGGAAtgaatcaggatcaaaaAGAGGCCCAAGGGACGAAAGAGGCCCCAGGAGGAATACCAGAGGAGGATTGGGCGAGAGAGGTGAGTCAAAATTATCAGTTTGACTATTATAATCCATTATCAGGAGCCGACAAACTACTTATACCGGGAAACCTACAGACTCATTGGGCGGACCAAGTAATCGGAAACCTTTCGGTAGAGATAGAGGAGATATTAACAACAATGGTCGAGGACCTAATAAATGGGGTTCCGCTAGAGAAGGACCAAAAGGTGATGGGATCAATTTATCATTCGGATTCGGGttaaaatcatcaaaaggtaaagatccAGAATCAAAAGGAAATGGTACGATTAGTGATCTGATAGACAAAACAAGGAAATCAGATCGTCTAAATAGACAATCGACATTGCAAAATAGTAGCAACAGTGGAAATAAAGGTACTTCGATATTTGGGGATCTGTTAACTGGTAACAAGAGAGATAACAGGAGTAGTTTAGACCGGAATCAGAATAGAGATGCAGGctctaaagaagataaatcagataatgaCTCAACTTCAACAGGATCACAAGAAATCCTTGTAGAAGATGGAGGTGAAACGGATGATTTCATAGGTGGAAGAAAAGGACATGGACATGTACATGGTGTaagagatagaagaaataCAAGTCATCATAGAAGAGATTCAGGTGGATCGTTATTATCTAGGTtaagtgaaaatgaagaatacTCACTATCGACCAACAAATCACATAATATCAAATCTTCAGATCTTCacccttcatcatcaaacagtAATCACAACACGCATAAACCGAAATTGTTAAAACCAAAGATAGTtattcaacaacaagaaaaacaagtttATATACCAAGAACGATTAGTGTAGCAAATTTAGCAAAAATATTCAATGTGAAATTATTCAGTTTACAAACTAGAATGTTGAGATTAGATATGTCAGAAGATCAACGTAGATCAGATTATCTATTAAATGCCGAACAAGCTTGTAATATCGCTATTGAACATGGTTTTGAtcctgttgttgatgatgaagctagtTTTGATATTTATCCAGAGTGGGTCAACATCCCCTTTTAATCAATCCTTGCTTAACAGAGTACAGCTAACATTCGCATTTGACCGTTAGTCCCGATACAACAGATGGAACTGTACATCCCCTCAGACCTCCTGTGTAAGTCATTCACGTTTCCGCTGTGGCAGACTCATAAGCTAATAAATTCGCAGAGTTACTATCATGGGTCATGTAGATCATGGTAAAACGACACTCCTTGATTCCCTACGTAAGACTTCTGTAGCCGCAGGAGAAGCAGGTGGGATTACACAGCATATTGGTGCTTTCTCCGTACCACTTTCATCGCTTTTGCCTGCTGGTACTATAgccaattcatcatcaccatcgaCAATTACATTTCTAGATACACCTGGACATGCAGCATTCACAGCAATGAGAGCTAGAGGAGCATCAGTCACAGATATAGTAGTTTTAGTCGTCGCTGCAGATGATGGTGTAATGCCACAAACGAAAGAAGTTTTagaattagttaaaaatgaaggtgatgaaaaagttggtttAGTTGTAGCAATAAACAAATGTGATAAACCTGGTATAGATTTCgataaagttaaatctgCTTTAGGATCAGAAGGTATTcatttagaagaagatggcgGTGATATACCAAGTGTAAAAGTCTCTGGATTGAATAAATTAGGTTTGGATGATTTGGTAGAAACGCTTTCAACACTAGCTGAAATTAGAGATTTAAGAGCAagaaataaaggtaaagctgaaggttACGTCCTAGAATCTAGAGTTGACAAAGGTAGAGGGTAAGTCAAATTCAACTCTCCCTATTGTGATTTGTATCCAGTACTGACTGAGACGGATGAACAATCCTTAGAAACATCGCAACTGTTCTAGTTACAAAAGGTATACTCAAAACAGGATCATCTATTGTAGCAGGACAAACATGGTGTAAAGTTAGACAAATGCAAGATGATaaaggaaaatcaatcaaagaagcATTACCTGGTATGCCAGTTACGATTACAGGATGGAAAGAATTACCCTTTGCTggtgatgaattattagaatctataaaaggtgaagatgaagctaaaaaagcaaTTTCAAATCgaaaaagagatgaagaaaggaaaaaattgatgaatgatgttgaacaAATTaacttgaaaagaaaagaagaaagattaagattagaagctgaacaattaGCTCAAGAAGCTTTGGAATCGGGTCAGAATTTACAAGATTCCGAAACATTACCTAAGTTACCGAAggaggtagaaaagaaagagttAAGATTGGTAATCAAAGCTGATGTTAGTGGTACAGTAGAAGCTGTTGTTGGATCCCTAGAACatataggtaataaagaagcAGGTGTAAAAATCGTACATACTGGTGTTGGTGAAGTTTCAGAATCTGATATcactttagctgaagcttcTGATGGTGAGTTTCTTACTGGTATTATGCTTGAAGCATGCTTGCATGAGCGGAAGAAATGGCTAATCTGAATCTGACATCTCGTTGGTAATAGCTACTATTATTGGATTCAACGTTTCGgcatcaagatcaattcagtcaaaagcaaaatcattGCAAGTACCATTAGAACTGGAGTCTGTTATATATAGATTAATAGATACAGTGCGAAAGAAGGTTGCAGgattattaccacctaaaattgaatattcagttaaaggtgaagctaCCGTACAACAATTATTctcaatcaacatcaagagaaaagaatCCATCACGATAGCAGGTTGCAGAATCAATAATGGTATATTAAACAGAACAGAATCAGTGAGATTATTAAGAGGTCCAAATAGAGATATTatatttgaaggtgaaattgaaactTTGAAACACCTGAAAAAGGAAGTTCAAGAAGTTAGAAAAGGTATGGAATGTGGTATCGCTTTACAAGGTTTTACAGATattaaagaaggtgatgagatCATTACGTTTACTAAGATTGAAGTACCTAGAGAGTTGTAGatagaatataaagatatGTTGGAACGATAAGGTAAGGGCAGAATAGTat
This is a stretch of genomic DNA from Kwoniella dendrophila CBS 6074 chromosome 3, complete sequence. It encodes these proteins:
- a CDS encoding translation initiation factor IF-2, with translation MALPANPCRCCRGLFHKLGSASSRRQFTSTSNTLSERSERGGEGFKLPSRDWSVKPPAQSSNRNESGSKRGPRDERGPRRNTRGGLGERDSLGGPSNRKPFGRDRGDINNNGRGPNKWGSAREGPKGDGINLSFGFGLKSSKGKDPESKGNGTISDLIDKTRKSDRLNRQSTLQNSSNSGNKGTSIFGDLLTGNKRDNRSSLDRNQNRDAGSKEDKSDNDSTSTGSQEILVEDGGETDDFIGGRKGHGHVHGVRDRRNTSHHRRDSGGSLLSRLSENEEYSLSTNKSHNIKSSDLHPSSSNSNHNTHKPKLLKPKIVIQQQEKQVYIPRTISVANLAKIFNVKLFSLQTRMLRLDMSEDQRRSDYLLNAEQACNIAIEHGFDPVVDDEASFDIYPDPDTTDGTVHPLRPPVVTIMGHVDHGKTTLLDSLRKTSVAAGEAGGITQHIGAFSVPLSSLLPAGTIANSSSPSTITFLDTPGHAAFTAMRARGASVTDIVVLVVAADDGVMPQTKEVLELVKNEGDEKVGLVVAINKCDKPGIDFDKVKSALGSEGIHLEEDGGDIPSVKVSGLNKLGLDDLVETLSTLAEIRDLRARNKGKAEGYVLESRVDKGRGNIATVLVTKGILKTGSSIVAGQTWCKVRQMQDDKGKSIKEALPGMPVTITGWKELPFAGDELLESIKGEDEAKKAISNRKRDEERKKLMNDVEQINLKRKEERLRLEAEQLAQEALESGQNLQDSETLPKLPKEVEKKELRLVIKADVSGTVEAVVGSLEHIGNKEAGVKIVHTGVGEVSESDITLAEASDATIIGFNVSASRSIQSKAKSLQVPLELESVIYRLIDTVRKKVAGLLPPKIEYSVKGEATVQQLFSINIKRKESITIAGCRINNGILNRTESVRLLRGPNRDIIFEGEIETLKHLKKEVQEVRKGMECGIALQGFTDIKEGDEIITFTKIEVPREL